In Solanum pennellii chromosome 3, SPENNV200, a single window of DNA contains:
- the LOC107014601 gene encoding 21 kDa protein-like, producing MEGSCNNRCHFQIVYCLFLIALITCLFIESVSSARPAAGETNTEFIRTSCKSTTYPTLCFSSLSSRSNAIGVSPQLLAHESLTVSLETAQSTSAMMLKLSHSQGMTPREVGAMRDCVEELSDAVSGIKKSFGEMKELKGKDFDLKMNDIQTWVSAALTDEDTCTEGFAGKVMNGKVKTVVRGKILEVAQLTSNALALINRLAALHG from the coding sequence atggAAGGTTCTTGTAATAACCGTTGCCATTTCCAAATTGTGTACTGTCTATTTTTAATTGCCTTAATCACTTGCTTATTCATAGAGTCAGTTTCATCAGCAAGGCCAGCAGCGGGAGAAACAAATACGGAGTTTATACGAACCTCCTGTAAGTCAACAACTTATCCAACTCTGTGTTTCAGTTCATTATCAAGTCGTTCAAATGCTATTGGAGTTTCTCCACAACTTTTAGCACATGAATCTCTCACCGTTAGCCTCGAAACAGCCCAATCAACATCCGCTATGATGTTGAAATTGTCACACAGTCAAGGCATGACGCCTAGAGAAGTAGGCGCCATGCGTGACTGTGTGGAGGAATTAAGTGACGCAGTTAGTGGAATTAAAAAATCTTTCGGGGAAATGAAGGAATTGAAGGGAAAagattttgatttgaaaatgaatgatATTCAAACATGGGTGAGTGCCGCCTTGACGGACGAGGACACGTGTACCGAAGGGTTCGCCGGAAAAGTGATGAACGGGAAAGTTAAAACAGTTGTGAGAGGAAAAATACTTGAAGTTGCTCAGTTGACCAGTAATGCTTTGGCTTTGATCAACAGACTTGCTGCCCTTCACGGCTaa
- the LOC107014600 gene encoding 21 kDa protein-like, with translation MNSSTPNCHSLSTFHISFFYFIVITSTLLCSSTATRDLTKKSELNTSDFIKTSCGTTLYPKLCIETLSPYSNSIQTSPMELANSALTVSLKGAKSTTNKIAKMSKEESLGPAEAHALTDCVENMEDSVDELQKSLLEMKNLNGPDFEEKMGNVMTWVSAALTDEDTCMDGFQENSAMNSKVKATIRNYIVNVAQLTSNALALIKNLSSS, from the coding sequence ATGAATTCCTCTACTCCAAATTGCCATAGCCTTTCCACATTTCAcatttcatttttctatttcattGTAATAACATCCACATTGCTATGCTCATCAACAGCAACAAGAGACCTTACCAAAAAATCCGAACTCAATACCTCTGATTTCATCAAAACCTCTTGTGGCACTACATTATACCCCAAATTATGCATTGAAACACTCTCACCTTATTCAAACTCCATCCAAACAAGCCCAATGGAATTAGCCAACTCTGCACTTACAGTGAGCTTAAAAGGAGCTAAATCAACCACCAACAAAATCGCGAAGATGTCTAAAGAGGAAAGCTTAGGTCCAGCAGAAGCACATGCTTTAACAGACTGTGTGGAAAACATGGAAGACTCTGTTGATGAGCTACAAAAATCACTGTTGGAAATGAAGAATTTGAATGGACCAGATTTTGAAGAGAAAATGGGGAATGTAATGACATGGGTAAGTGCTGCTTTGACAGATGAAGATACTTGTATGGATGGATTTCAAGAAAATTCTGCTATGAATAGCAAAGTTAAAGCTACTATTagaaattatattgttaatGTAGCACAGTTAACTAGTAATGCTTTAGCTCTTATAAAAAATCTTTCATCTTCTTAG